CCCCAAGCGTCATCTGGTATGGGTAGGAAATAGTAGAATCGAGCCGCATACCCAGTCCCCATTCGCCATCCTGTGCAATAAGTAACGGCACTTTGGCCAACTTTTGGTAACGGTTGATGAGTTGTGCCTGCCGAACGGGCCCGCCCTGGAAAAACACCAGGCCACCCACCTGCTCGTTCTTGATCACATACCCGACGGAGTCTTCATAAGCCTGCCCTCTGTCGGTATGCGCCCGCACAAAGAACAACTGCGCTATCCGCTCCTTTTTGCTGAGTTTACGGTAAACCGAATCGACCCAGCGGTTTTGCCGGCCAAGCGATGCTATATAACCCTGTTTTTGCTGGCCCATAGCGGGGATGGCTATCAGAGCGAATAAAGCGTAGATAAGATACCGGAGAAGTACTTTCATAAACTTCAAATGTAGTTGAATTGATCGAACTTATCCACCCCGGCTAATTGTAACATTTTCAACTGAAACGAAAAAAATTGACACCCAAACTAAACCTTGACCGTTCTCCATCACTCTAAAAACAAACATTAACTTATAAAACGATTTATTGTGATGAAACGAATCTTATTCCTGGCGATATGCCTGCTAACAACCGGCACCGTATTCGCTCAAAACTATTACACCCCGCGCCGGGTGCATCGCCGCCCGCCGCCTGCCCGCAGGTTTGGTGATTTTTATACCCCGAAAGTTGGTATTGAAGGTGGTTTAAGTATTGCCAATACCATCGATTCCTACGATGCGGGTTATAGTACCGATAATATTTTAGGTTTCCATGCAGGCATCTCGGCCACTATACCGCTGGTTTACCCCTTGTCGTTCCAGCCCGAGGTGCTTTTCTCGCAGAAAGGATATAAGGGCTACACTTCCGACGGAACCTTTACCCAGCGCAATAACTACATCGATGTGCCATTGCTGGCCAATTTCAGACTGGTGCGCGGACTTAACTTCGTTGTCGGGCCCCAACTGAATTTCCCGGTATCAAGTACCAGTACTTTTAATGATGGATTTAATGTATCGTCAGAAACTTACTACAACAGCAATTACAATAAGAGCTATGTTGCCGGTGTAATAGGGCTTAGTGTCGATCTGAATCCAAATGTGTACATACAGGGGCGCTATGTGCTTGATCTTAGTTCGAATACCTATGACGAAAATTCCCCCATACCCGATTATCGCAACCAGGTTTGGCAGTTCGGTTTAGGTATAAGATTCCAGTAAAAATCTGCTAAAAAAAGACGTCCAAATCAATCAGGGCGTCTTTTTTATTTCAGGGTATTTGGCTAAATACCGCGCTTATATCATGGTCGAACTTCTCCTTCTCATGGTAAAGCACTTTCCTGTAAGGTTCAAAATCTTTTATTAACTTATCATAATTTACCAGGCATTCGTTGATACGGTTTAAAATTCCCAGTATTTCATTGGTGTTTTTTTCAAAACGATACTTTTCAGGGATCGGCATATCCTCGGCATAAGCCGCCGAGCCTGATTTGCCAATGATCATGCAGCAACGCATGATACACGCCTCGCGCGGCATTCTTTCCTTACCGGGGTGGTAGCCAAAGTCGATATATAATTTTGCCCGGTTCATCCAACCGGCAACTTCTGCCGGACTCATCCCACTTAAAGGTTTCCAGTTTAGGTGCCTTGTTTGGGCGATGATATCATCAAGGAACACATCATTCTTTTTTGGATTATAGATAATGATGTCCTGTTTTTCGGCTTTTTCATCAGTTCGCTCAAAAAAGGCATCGTTCATGTAATCACTTATCTGGCCAACCGGCTCAATCCCATTTTCGCGGAGATGGACCATAGAATAATAAGAATGCCCGATATGCAAAACGTTCTTTTTCTTCAAGCTGTCGAATGTGGCTATCTTAAATGTCCCAAACAGGACACTCAACCCTAATGATTTCCTTTTTTTGCGCTCATGGCGCGCTATCTGCTGATTTAAAATGATATAATAATTGGCTACACTTAACCACCATACTACCTTACGTACTTTACTGAACTTTTTGCAGAAAACAGATGAAAGGTGAGTCTCGGGTATGATCAGGACGTGCTCCCGGCTATTTTCAGGCTCATTTACATACGGCACATCGTATTTTTTATAATTTTCGTGCACGAGCCCGGTACTTTCAGGAGAGTGGTAATAATACATGAAAGCATTAAACCCCAAAAGGATAAGATGATGCCCTAATTGGTGCAACGCCTCGGGTCCGCC
Above is a window of Mucilaginibacter ginsenosidivorans DNA encoding:
- a CDS encoding porin family protein yields the protein MKRILFLAICLLTTGTVFAQNYYTPRRVHRRPPPARRFGDFYTPKVGIEGGLSIANTIDSYDAGYSTDNILGFHAGISATIPLVYPLSFQPEVLFSQKGYKGYTSDGTFTQRNNYIDVPLLANFRLVRGLNFVVGPQLNFPVSSTSTFNDGFNVSSETYYNSNYNKSYVAGVIGLSVDLNPNVYIQGRYVLDLSSNTYDENSPIPDYRNQVWQFGLGIRFQ